Proteins encoded by one window of Chondrinema litorale:
- a CDS encoding sensor histidine kinase, with protein MINTILIGRRLYAIVALIVFLLFIKLIFSFINTQIIDEQVKKQQQALATKMAIDEVIKNLQALDVGLRGYALTYKDNFAVPFTSAASMNDSLLTNLENHLKRQNFPKEDMEDFYLMKQTLKGYYEICDVMMQALQNDNRPKFDSLMVQDLGYEVFYVCMDFIDKTNDFENKIIAQSKEEYEAEIIRNYIVLIILILLIVPTLFYTAFHTNRAYKIAINLKEAEKTKKIFLEKQNEILEKTVDERTKELALQNNEIATQNEEIRASNELLASQRDDLEIQTAKLQSANEIIEKQNLIIRKSNQKLLEEVETQTNYLKKANIELVKRMSQLEEFAFIVSHKLRAPVARILGLIFLFNDSKNQEEANEFAVMISKATYEMDDTIKEMNLILETKNQLEFKVENIDISKIVFNWVNKNHLLIEEKEIEFDLENLKTLKIRSIGVFFENILINLLHNAVKFSHPGKESNVKISSGIDENYFWVSVEDNGVGIDLEKYGKKLFSINSRFHEGYEGKGMGLYVSKILSEHINGRIIVRSAQGEGSTFTIVIPYKPAE; from the coding sequence ATGATTAATACCATCTTAATAGGAAGACGATTGTATGCCATTGTTGCCTTAATTGTTTTTTTACTTTTCATAAAACTCATTTTTTCTTTTATCAACACCCAAATAATTGATGAACAAGTCAAAAAGCAACAACAAGCTCTAGCCACCAAAATGGCGATAGATGAGGTAATTAAAAACCTTCAAGCGCTAGATGTTGGCTTAAGAGGTTATGCACTCACTTATAAAGATAATTTTGCAGTTCCTTTTACCAGTGCAGCTTCAATGAATGATAGTTTGCTTACTAATCTGGAAAACCATCTTAAAAGACAAAACTTCCCTAAAGAAGATATGGAAGACTTCTACCTGATGAAGCAAACCCTTAAAGGCTATTATGAAATATGCGATGTTATGATGCAAGCTTTGCAAAACGACAACAGACCAAAGTTTGATAGTCTTATGGTGCAAGATTTAGGATACGAAGTATTCTATGTTTGTATGGATTTTATTGATAAAACCAATGATTTTGAAAATAAAATTATTGCTCAATCTAAAGAAGAATACGAAGCAGAAATAATTCGAAATTATATTGTACTTATTATTCTAATTTTATTAATTGTTCCCACACTTTTCTATACCGCTTTCCATACGAATAGGGCATATAAAATTGCTATTAACTTAAAAGAAGCTGAAAAAACAAAAAAGATATTCTTAGAAAAGCAAAATGAAATTCTTGAAAAAACTGTAGATGAAAGAACAAAAGAACTGGCACTACAAAATAATGAAATTGCTACTCAAAACGAAGAAATTAGAGCGAGTAATGAACTACTAGCCAGCCAAAGAGACGATCTTGAGATACAAACTGCCAAATTGCAAAGTGCCAATGAGATTATAGAAAAACAAAATCTGATTATAAGAAAGAGCAATCAAAAACTTTTAGAAGAAGTTGAAACGCAAACCAACTACCTCAAAAAAGCAAATATTGAATTGGTAAAAAGAATGAGTCAGTTAGAAGAGTTTGCTTTTATAGTTTCACATAAACTGCGGGCACCTGTTGCCAGAATACTGGGTTTAATTTTCCTTTTTAACGATTCTAAAAATCAAGAAGAAGCCAACGAATTCGCAGTTATGATTTCAAAAGCTACTTATGAGATGGATGATACTATAAAAGAGATGAACTTGATTTTGGAAACTAAAAATCAACTTGAGTTTAAAGTAGAAAATATAGATATAAGTAAAATTGTATTTAACTGGGTTAATAAAAACCACCTTCTGATTGAAGAAAAAGAAATTGAGTTTGACTTAGAGAATCTAAAAACTTTAAAAATCAGAAGTATTGGCGTTTTCTTTGAGAACATTTTAATAAACCTCTTGCACAATGCCGTTAAGTTTTCACATCCGGGCAAAGAATCTAATGTAAAAATTTCTTCTGGTATCGATGAAAATTATTTTTGGGTAAGTGTAGAAGACAATGGTGTTGGCATAGACCTCGAAAAGTATGGTAAAAAACTCTTCTCTATCAATAGCCGATTCCACGAAGGTTATGAAGGCAAAGGAATGGGATTATATGTTTCTAAAATTCTTTCCGAACACATCAATGGAAGAATCATTGTAAGAAGTGCTCAAGGTGAGGGTTCTACTTTTACAATAGTTATTCCTTATAAACCTGCTGAGTGA
- a CDS encoding LysR family transcriptional regulator, with the protein MFDFRLQVFHTVAKRLNFTKAAKELYISQPAVTKHIHEIENHFQMKLFDRNGTKIKLTLAGETLLQYTEQLFALYRSLEIDMNALSSKKAGKLRIGASTTVAQYVLPPVMAAFHEKFKDISINLLTGNTEQIEKALQKKEIDLGIIEGYSKTAAIKYSKFIKDEVVLVSNVNNPLAKKQRISIAEFKKTPLLIREHGSGTLDVIAHSLKQKSINLSELNIEMELSSTESIKLYLLNSNCVSLLSVHSVLKELKNNECCIIDIKGLSIERYFYFIQTQGKADSLSELFMKYASRYNFRL; encoded by the coding sequence ATGTTTGATTTTAGATTACAGGTTTTTCACACTGTTGCAAAGCGGCTTAATTTTACAAAAGCAGCTAAAGAGTTATATATTAGCCAGCCTGCAGTAACAAAGCATATCCACGAAATTGAAAATCATTTTCAGATGAAATTATTTGACCGTAATGGTACAAAAATAAAATTGACTCTGGCTGGTGAAACACTTCTACAATATACCGAGCAACTATTTGCCTTGTATAGAAGTTTGGAAATTGATATGAATGCTTTGAGTAGCAAAAAGGCGGGTAAACTGCGTATAGGTGCAAGCACTACTGTTGCTCAATATGTGTTGCCCCCAGTAATGGCCGCTTTTCATGAGAAATTTAAAGATATTTCTATTAACCTGCTCACAGGAAATACAGAGCAAATAGAAAAAGCATTACAAAAAAAAGAAATTGATCTTGGTATTATTGAAGGATATTCTAAAACTGCTGCTATTAAATACTCAAAATTTATTAAAGATGAAGTTGTATTAGTTTCGAATGTTAACAACCCACTGGCTAAAAAACAGCGAATATCTATTGCTGAGTTTAAAAAGACTCCTTTATTAATTAGAGAACATGGTTCTGGTACTTTAGATGTAATTGCCCATTCACTTAAACAAAAAAGTATAAATCTTTCAGAGTTAAATATTGAGATGGAATTGAGTAGTACAGAAAGTATTAAACTCTATTTACTTAATTCTAATTGTGTGTCTTTGTTATCGGTTCATTCAGTTTTGAAAGAGTTAAAAAATAATGAATGTTGCATTATCGATATTAAAGGCCTCAGCATAGAAAGATACTTTTATTTTATTCAAACACAAGGGAAAGCTGATAGCCTATCTGAATTATTTATGAAGTACGCCTCTCGTTATAACTTCAGGTTATAA
- the mobA gene encoding molybdenum cofactor guanylyltransferase → MLKALILVGGVSSRMGKDKYLLNVNSKPQYIYLAELLKELNIPIYISCNKNQQNNIESRFDVIVDIFQGVGPMGGIASAFELDNNVDWLVIACDLILIDRATIKFLISKQDEPSDIITFIKRDSDFPETTITIYKSSTHSLFKQAIADKSYSLQKILRKCKLETINPPEKNKLWNANTPIELQEAQKFIKGLNL, encoded by the coding sequence ATGTTAAAGGCGCTCATTTTAGTGGGTGGTGTAAGTTCAAGAATGGGTAAAGACAAGTATTTACTAAATGTTAATAGTAAACCACAATATATTTACTTAGCCGAGCTACTTAAAGAATTAAACATACCTATATACATTTCCTGTAATAAAAACCAGCAAAATAATATAGAATCCAGATTTGATGTAATTGTGGATATATTCCAAGGAGTTGGCCCAATGGGTGGTATAGCTTCAGCGTTTGAATTGGATAATAATGTTGATTGGTTGGTAATAGCCTGTGATTTGATTTTGATAGACCGGGCTACTATTAAATTTTTAATTTCTAAACAAGACGAACCATCAGATATCATCACGTTTATAAAACGGGATAGCGATTTTCCTGAAACTACTATTACTATCTATAAATCAAGTACACATTCGTTGTTTAAGCAGGCTATTGCGGATAAATCTTACAGTTTGCAAAAAATATTAAGGAAGTGTAAACTGGAAACAATTAATCCTCCGGAGAAAAATAAACTCTGGAATGCTAATACTCCGATTGAATTACAAGAAGCGCAGAAGTTTATTAAAGGTTTAAACTTATAA
- a CDS encoding glycoside hydrolase family 140 protein has product MKALSLIFLIFPLTLFAQTKLAVSENGRFLQYDNGKPFFWLGDTAWELFHRLDKEESEQYLKNRAYKGFTVIQAVVLAELDGLNTPNREGEIPLIGNDPLKPNEAYFKHVDFVIDKAKKLGLFIGLLPTWGDKFNKRWGVGPEIFTPENALAYGKFLANRYKNKPIIWILGGDRIPEDEVHYQIIDEMAKGIRSVVGQSQIITYHPSGESSSSKYFHDRDWLDMNLFQSGHGHAYNPNYQKTLNDYKLKPIKPVIDGEPCYEDHPINWRSANGWFDAFESRRAAYWSVLSGACGNTYGNHNIWQMWQEGLNPISQARSNWWQALDFPGAFQAGYMRKFFESRPWQLLVPEENLISEYPNDNGKDCRAALASDKSFAMVYIPYGNNVTVDLSMIAGDAKKLWWYSPVIGKAIFIDTIQSNAKLMMDPPDDEKRGNDWVLVIDQADKDFPKPE; this is encoded by the coding sequence ATGAAAGCCCTAAGCCTTATTTTTTTAATTTTCCCCCTTACACTTTTTGCCCAAACTAAGCTTGCTGTTTCTGAAAATGGCAGGTTTTTACAATACGATAATGGCAAGCCTTTTTTCTGGTTAGGCGACACAGCTTGGGAGCTGTTTCATCGGTTAGATAAAGAAGAATCTGAGCAATATTTGAAGAACAGAGCATATAAAGGTTTTACTGTAATACAAGCAGTAGTTTTAGCAGAATTAGATGGATTAAATACACCAAATAGAGAAGGTGAAATTCCATTGATTGGTAACGATCCACTCAAACCAAATGAAGCCTATTTTAAACATGTGGATTTTGTTATAGACAAAGCCAAAAAGTTGGGTTTGTTTATTGGCTTGCTGCCTACTTGGGGAGATAAGTTTAATAAAAGATGGGGAGTAGGTCCAGAAATTTTTACGCCAGAAAATGCTTTAGCTTATGGAAAATTTTTGGCTAACAGATACAAAAATAAACCAATTATATGGATACTTGGTGGTGATCGTATTCCGGAAGATGAAGTACATTATCAGATAATTGATGAGATGGCTAAAGGCATAAGAAGTGTTGTAGGTCAGAGTCAAATAATTACTTATCATCCTTCTGGCGAAAGTAGTTCTTCTAAGTATTTTCATGATAGAGATTGGCTGGATATGAATTTATTTCAGTCGGGGCATGGGCATGCTTACAATCCGAATTACCAAAAAACTTTGAATGACTATAAGCTTAAACCTATAAAACCTGTAATTGATGGAGAGCCATGTTATGAAGATCATCCAATAAACTGGCGAAGTGCAAATGGTTGGTTCGATGCTTTCGAAAGTAGAAGAGCTGCTTATTGGTCGGTATTATCTGGTGCCTGTGGTAATACTTATGGGAATCATAATATTTGGCAGATGTGGCAAGAAGGATTGAACCCTATTTCTCAGGCAAGATCAAACTGGTGGCAAGCTTTAGATTTTCCTGGGGCTTTTCAAGCAGGCTATATGCGGAAATTTTTCGAAAGCAGACCTTGGCAACTTTTAGTGCCAGAAGAGAATTTGATAAGTGAATACCCTAATGATAATGGTAAAGATTGCAGAGCGGCATTGGCTTCAGACAAGAGTTTTGCAATGGTTTATATTCCATATGGAAATAATGTTACTGTCGATTTATCTATGATTGCTGGCGATGCTAAAAAACTTTGGTGGTATAGTCCAGTAATTGGGAAGGCTATTTTTATTGATACTATTCAGTCGAATGCTAAGTTGATGATGGACCCACCGGATGATGAAAAAAGGGGAAATGATTGGGTACTGGTTATCGATCAGGCTGATAAAGACTTTCCTAAACCAGAATAG
- the rbsK gene encoding ribokinase, with the protein MEKKKIIVVGSSNTDMVVQSDKLPAPGETVMGNEFIMNPGGKGANQAVAAAKLAGEVIFISKVGEDVFGEELIKGFENYGLNTKYIFKDEQNASGIALILVDSKGENSISIAPGANKALTADQIDKAISEFEDAEYLLMQLEIPLDTVNYTANLAANNNVKIILNPAPAQQLPDSLLKKLYIITPNETEAQLLTGIEVKDEPSAHNAAKALREKGVDIVIITLGAKGAYFLSETHHKLVSPPKVSVVDTTAAGDTFNGALTVALAEGRNLIDAIHFANKAAALSVTKMGAQNAIPTREELLKAF; encoded by the coding sequence ATGGAAAAGAAGAAGATAATAGTAGTAGGAAGTAGCAATACAGATATGGTTGTACAATCTGATAAACTACCTGCACCGGGCGAAACTGTTATGGGTAATGAATTTATAATGAATCCTGGAGGTAAGGGAGCAAACCAGGCAGTAGCTGCTGCAAAATTGGCTGGAGAAGTGATTTTTATTTCTAAAGTTGGAGAAGATGTATTTGGTGAAGAGTTAATTAAAGGTTTTGAAAATTATGGTTTAAATACAAAGTACATATTTAAAGATGAACAAAATGCTTCTGGCATCGCTCTTATCTTAGTAGATAGCAAAGGCGAAAATTCAATCTCAATAGCACCGGGTGCAAACAAAGCACTTACGGCAGATCAAATAGATAAAGCCATTTCCGAATTTGAAGATGCTGAATATTTATTGATGCAACTTGAAATTCCATTAGACACTGTAAACTATACTGCAAACCTTGCCGCTAATAACAATGTAAAAATCATTCTTAACCCAGCTCCTGCTCAGCAACTTCCGGATAGTCTTTTGAAAAAACTTTACATTATTACCCCAAATGAAACTGAAGCTCAATTACTCACAGGTATTGAAGTAAAAGATGAGCCTTCGGCACATAATGCAGCAAAGGCTCTTCGAGAAAAAGGAGTTGATATAGTGATTATCACACTTGGAGCTAAAGGAGCCTATTTTTTGTCTGAAACTCATCATAAACTCGTTAGTCCTCCAAAAGTAAGTGTAGTTGATACCACTGCTGCTGGAGATACATTTAATGGTGCACTTACTGTAGCACTCGCAGAAGGTCGCAACCTAATAGATGCAATACATTTTGCAAACAAAGCCGCTGCACTTTCTGTAACCAAAATGGGAGCTCAAAATGCAATTCCTACCAGAGAAGAACTTTTAAAAGCCTTCTGA
- a CDS encoding carboxylesterase/lipase family protein: MKISYLIGVLCLFSLSIMAQKNNKATQVKIKNGIIEGFEDKELGLLKYFGIPFAEPPVGDLRWKAPQPAKNWDSVLETKKFGPKPVQTNVFGDMVSRSDGMSEDCLYLNVWSPIKKPAKPLPVLVYFYGGGFVAGDASEPRYDGASMAQKGMVTVTVNYRLHLFGFFAHPELSKEAPYKASGNYGLLDQSFALKWVQDNIAAFGGDPEKVTIAGESAGSISVSAQMASPLSRDLIAGAIGESGAAINPTLFPIPLEEAEKQGVEFAEKAGYKSLKELRALDTETIFEAYNKSGRFGFPTVIDGYFYPKSLPEIFNAGEQAQVPLLLGWNSAEIPGMAFMQGLPYTEENYIKKVKETYPDSYEKVLELYPHSSEKEIELSATALASDRFISYSTWKWFDLHRKNSDEPVYRYLYSKLRPPLKDKTLASGLAGGTVKKEENTPEIPKAVGAPHACEIEYCMGNLHLIEEYDWSKDDYKVSRTMQQYFANFILTGDPNGKSLPKWPAAKADDTTPPVMILDVESKSVDAPDDARYLFLDDAYKNNQ, from the coding sequence ATGAAGATAAGTTATTTGATAGGAGTTCTATGCTTATTTAGTTTGTCAATTATGGCACAGAAAAACAATAAAGCAACACAAGTAAAGATTAAAAACGGAATAATTGAAGGTTTTGAAGATAAGGAACTGGGATTATTAAAATATTTCGGAATTCCTTTTGCCGAGCCTCCTGTTGGCGACTTGAGGTGGAAAGCACCACAACCTGCTAAAAACTGGGATAGTGTTTTAGAAACCAAAAAATTTGGACCTAAGCCTGTACAAACAAATGTTTTTGGAGACATGGTTTCTCGATCGGATGGAATGAGCGAAGATTGTTTGTATTTAAATGTATGGTCTCCAATTAAAAAACCAGCTAAGCCATTACCGGTACTCGTGTATTTTTATGGTGGTGGTTTTGTGGCGGGTGATGCATCTGAACCAAGATACGATGGAGCGAGTATGGCTCAAAAAGGCATGGTTACGGTTACTGTAAATTATCGCTTACATCTCTTCGGATTTTTTGCTCATCCAGAGTTAAGTAAAGAAGCTCCTTACAAAGCATCTGGTAATTATGGTTTATTAGATCAGTCTTTTGCTTTAAAATGGGTTCAAGATAATATTGCAGCATTTGGTGGTGATCCTGAAAAAGTGACTATCGCTGGTGAGTCTGCTGGTTCAATCTCTGTAAGTGCACAAATGGCTTCTCCATTATCAAGAGATTTAATTGCTGGTGCTATCGGCGAAAGTGGAGCGGCTATCAATCCCACATTATTTCCTATACCGCTAGAAGAAGCAGAAAAGCAAGGAGTAGAGTTTGCAGAAAAAGCTGGATATAAATCGCTAAAAGAGCTAAGAGCACTAGACACAGAAACCATATTTGAAGCTTATAACAAATCAGGCAGATTTGGTTTTCCTACTGTGATAGATGGTTACTTCTATCCGAAATCTTTACCTGAGATTTTTAATGCAGGTGAACAAGCGCAAGTACCACTTTTATTAGGTTGGAATTCAGCCGAAATACCGGGTATGGCTTTTATGCAAGGTTTGCCTTATACAGAAGAAAACTATATCAAAAAAGTAAAAGAGACTTACCCCGATTCGTATGAAAAAGTGTTGGAATTATATCCACATAGTTCGGAGAAAGAAATAGAACTTTCTGCAACTGCTTTAGCTTCTGACAGGTTCATTTCGTACAGTACTTGGAAGTGGTTTGACTTACACAGAAAAAATTCTGATGAACCAGTTTACAGATATCTTTACAGTAAGTTAAGACCTCCATTAAAAGATAAAACTTTGGCTTCTGGTTTAGCAGGAGGAACAGTAAAAAAGGAGGAAAATACACCTGAAATACCAAAAGCAGTTGGTGCTCCGCATGCTTGCGAAATTGAGTATTGTATGGGAAACCTGCACTTAATAGAAGAATATGATTGGTCTAAAGATGATTACAAAGTTTCTAGAACCATGCAGCAGTACTTTGCTAATTTCATCTTAACTGGCGATCCGAATGGGAAGAGTTTACCTAAATGGCCAGCAGCTAAAGCAGATGATACAACACCACCTGTAATGATTTTGGATGTTGAATCTAAATCTGTTGATGCACCAGATGATGCTCGATATTTATTTCTAGATGATGCTTACAAGAATAATCAGTAA
- a CDS encoding phosphotransferase enzyme family protein, whose amino-acid sequence MSEQAITNIIHLFFPTNHFTYQLFGSGHIHDTFLVELDGNKDDRYILQKVNHHVFKDVEGMMQNIDLVTKTLKNKLDQVQDNQFKTTEIISTSENKLYAKDEMGSYWRMYSFLSNSTSYDKVTDKIQAFEAGYAFGKFQKLLSDLPADKLVATIPDFHNMKFRINNFNKAIDADKVDRVKDVSKEIAFVKQRASEMIWMYELIEKGDIPLKVTHNDTKFNNVLLDKETQKGLSVIDLDTVMPGSVLFDFGDAVRTIVNTKDEDEEDTSTISVSLAFFEAFAEGFLKEVRANMNQAELDNLVLCGRYMTFIMGLRFLTDFVEGDVYYKIKNPLHNKQRAKAQFALIERMEEYEEEMQTIIDKLSK is encoded by the coding sequence ATGTCTGAACAAGCTATCACCAATATAATACATTTGTTTTTCCCGACAAACCATTTTACTTATCAATTATTCGGTTCAGGACATATACACGACACTTTTTTAGTTGAGTTAGATGGTAATAAAGATGATAGATATATACTTCAAAAAGTGAATCATCATGTATTTAAAGATGTAGAAGGGATGATGCAAAATATTGATCTGGTAACCAAAACTTTAAAAAATAAGCTAGATCAAGTACAAGATAATCAGTTTAAAACTACCGAGATTATTAGCACTTCGGAGAATAAATTGTACGCAAAAGATGAAATGGGTAGCTACTGGCGTATGTATTCATTTTTATCCAATAGCACAAGTTATGATAAAGTAACAGATAAAATACAAGCTTTTGAAGCTGGATATGCATTTGGGAAGTTTCAAAAGTTACTATCAGATTTACCTGCGGATAAGTTGGTGGCTACAATTCCTGATTTCCATAATATGAAATTCAGGATCAATAATTTTAACAAGGCTATTGATGCAGATAAAGTAGATCGTGTAAAAGATGTATCAAAAGAAATTGCATTTGTAAAACAAAGAGCATCTGAAATGATATGGATGTATGAGTTAATTGAGAAAGGAGATATTCCTTTAAAAGTTACACATAACGATACAAAGTTTAACAATGTATTGCTCGACAAAGAGACACAAAAAGGGCTTTCTGTAATCGATTTGGATACCGTAATGCCTGGCTCAGTTTTATTCGATTTTGGAGATGCGGTAAGAACCATTGTAAACACAAAAGATGAAGATGAGGAAGACACATCGACTATCTCTGTTTCATTAGCATTTTTTGAGGCTTTTGCAGAAGGTTTTTTAAAAGAAGTAAGAGCAAATATGAATCAGGCGGAGCTAGACAACCTTGTGCTTTGTGGCAGATACATGACTTTTATTATGGGTTTGAGGTTTCTTACAGATTTTGTCGAGGGTGATGTTTATTACAAAATCAAAAATCCGCTGCACAATAAACAGAGGGCAAAGGCTCAGTTTGCTTTAATAGAAAGGATGGAAGAATACGAAGAAGAAATGCAGACTATTATAGATAAACTTAGCAAATAG